The Ictalurus furcatus strain D&B chromosome 5, Billie_1.0, whole genome shotgun sequence genome includes a region encoding these proteins:
- the ogdha gene encoding oxoglutarate (alpha-ketoglutarate) dehydrogenase a (lipoamide) isoform X2, which produces MHRLRTCAARLRPITASQTAKTLTQQRPAATFRTFQPIRRYTAPVAAEPFLNGTSSNYVEEMYYAWLENPKSVHKSWDIFFRNANAGAPPGTAYQSPPPLGMGLAELTQAQSLVGAQPNVEKLVEDHLAVQSLIRAYQVMGHHNAKLDPLGISCVNFDEAPVATGYQHVGFYGLEESDLDKVFRLPTTTFIGGTESALPLREIIRRLEMSYCQHIGVEFMFINDLDQCQWIRQKFESPGVMQFSLEEKRTLLARTVRSTRFEEFLQRKWSSEKRFGLEGSDSLIPALKTIIDKSSECGVENVVMGMPHRGRLNVLANVIRKELEQIFCQFDSKLEAADEGSGDVKYHLGMYHRRINRVTDKNITLSLVANPSHLEAVNPVVQGKTKAEQFYCGDNGGNRVMSILLHGDAAFAGQGIVYETFHLSDLPSYTTHGTVHVVVNNQIGFTTDPRMARSSPYPTDVARVVNAPIFHVNADDPEAVMYVCNVAAEWRATFHKDVVVDLVSYRRNGHNEMDEPMFTQPLMYKQIKKQKPVLLKYAEKLIAEGVVTRQEYEEEIAKYDKICEEAYTRSKDEKILHIKHWLDSPWPGFFTLDGQPKSMTCPSTGLSEEELTHIGQVASSVPVEDFTIHGGLSRILKARGEMIRNRTVDWALGEYMAFGSLLKEGIHVRLSGQDVERGTFSHRHHVLHDQNVDKRTCIPMNHMAPNQAPYTVCNSSLSEYGVLGFELGFAMASPNALVLWEAQFGDFHNTAQCIIDQFICPGQAKWVRQNGIVLLLPHGMEGMGPEHSSARPERFLQMCNDDPDVFPKITDDFAVRQLYDCNWIVVNCSTPANFFHVLRRQILQPFRKPLIVFTPKSLLRHPEAKSNFDLMLPGTHFLRMIPEEGLAAQDPAAVKRLIFCTGKVFYELTRERKTRGLENTVAIARIEQLSPFPFDLVKAETEKYPNADLVWCQEEHKNQGYYDYVKPRMRTTIDRSKPVWYAGREPAAAPATGSKNSHLLELKRFLDTAFNMDAFKDHI; this is translated from the exons ATGCACCGCTTAAGGACTTGTGCGGCACGGCTTCGGCCGATCACGGCCTCACAGACTGCTAAGACCCTGACACAGCAGAGGCCCGCGGCCACATTCAGGACGTTTCAGCCAATCAGGCGCTACACCGCGCCGGTGGCCGCAGAGCCGTTTCTGAACGGCACGAGCTCGAACTATGTAGAGGAGATGTACTACGCCTGGCTGGAGAACCCCAAGAGCGTGCACAAG TCTTGggacattttcttcaggaacgCTAATGCTGGGGCTCCCCCGGGCACCGCCTACCAGAGTCCTCCTCCGCTGGGCATGGGCCTGGCCGAGCTGACTCAGGCCCAGTCTCTGGTCGGTGCTCAGCCCAACGTGGAGAAGTTGGTGGAGGACCATCTGGCTGTGCAGTCGCTCATCAGAGCTTATCAG GTCATGGGGCATCACAATGCCAAGCTCGACCCGCTCGGCATCAGTTGTGTAAATTTTGACGAAGCCCCAGTAGCTACTGGTTACCAGCATGTTG GATTCTACGGACTGGAGGAGTCGGATCTGGACAAAGTGTTCCGCCTGCCCACCACTACCTTCATCGGGGGCACGGAGAGCGCTCTGCCTCTGCGGGAGATCATCCGCCGCCTGGAG atgtcGTATTGCCAGCACATAGGAGTGGAGTTCATGTTCATTAACGACCTGGACCAGTGCCAATGGATCCGTCAGAAGTTTGAGAGTCCCGGGGTCATGCAGTTCAGCCTGGAGGAGAAACGCACACTGCTGGCCCGCACGGTCCGCTccaccag GTTTGAAGAGTTCCTCCAGAGGAAGTGGTCCTCAGAGAAACGTTTTGGCCTGGAGGGCTCCGACAGCCTCATCCCCGCCCTCAAAACCATCATCGACAAATCCAGCGAGTGCGGCGTGGAGAACGTCGTCATGGGAATGCCGCACAG aggacgACTGAATGTGCTGGCCAACGTGATCAGGAAGGAGCTGGAGCAGATCTTCTGCCAGTTCGACTCCAAGCTGGAGGCTGCAGATGAG ggaTCAGGAGACGTGAAGTACCACTTGGGCATGTACCACAGGAGGATAAACCGTGTGACAGACAAGaacatcactctgtctctgGTGGCCAACCCATCTCACCTGGAAGCCGTGAACCCGGTGGTGCAGGGCAAAACCAAGGCCGAGCAGTTTTACTGCGGAGACAACGGGGGCAACCGG gtgatgtCCATTCTGCTGCACGGTGATGCCGCGTTCGCCGGCCAGGGCATCGTCTACGAGACCTTCCATCTGAGCGACCTGCCGTCTTACACTACACACGGCACAGTGCACGTGGTCGTCAAcaaccag attggCTTCACCACTGATCCCCGCATGGCCCGCTCCTCTCCGTACCCCACCGATGTGGCGCGCGTGGTGAACGCGCCGATCTTCCACGTTAACGCGGACGACCCGGAGGCCGTCATGTACGTGTGCAACGTCGCCGCCGAGTGGCGAGCCACCTTCCACAAAGACGTCGTGGTCGACCTG GTGAGTTATCGGCGTAACGGCCATAACGAGATGGACGAGCCCATGTTCACACAGCCGCTGATGTACAAGCAGATCAAGAAGCAGAAGCCGGTGCTGCTGAAATACGCGGAGAAACTCATCGCTGAGGGAGTGGTCACACGCCAGGAGTATGAG gaggagATTGCCAAATATGACAAGATCTGTGAGGAGGCTTACACTCGCTCTAAGGACGAGAAAATCCTCCACATCAAGCACTGGCTGGATTCCCCTtggcctg gttTTTTCACACTGGACGGCCAGCCCAAAAGCATGACCTGTCCTTCTACAGGATTGAGTGAGGAGGAGCTGACGCACATCGGTCAGGTGGCATCATCCGTACCTGTGGAAGACTTTACTATTCACGGTG gtCTGAGTCGGATCCTGAAGGCTCGAGGTGAGATGATCCGGAACCGGACGGTGGACTGGGCTCTGGGAGAGTACATGGCCTTCGGTTCTCTTCTCAAAGAGGGGATCCACGTGCGTCTCAGCGGCCAGGACGTGGAGAGAGGAACCTTCAG TCACCGTCACCACGTCCTCCACGATCAGAACGTGGATAAGAGGACGTGTATCCCCATGAACCACATGGCCCCGAACCAGGCTCCCTACACCGTGTGCAACAGCTCGCTGTCCGAGTACGGAGtgctag GTTTCGAGTTGGGATTTGCCATGGCCAGTCCGAACGCTTTGGTTCTGTGGGAGGCCCAGTTTGGAGACTTCCACAACACGGCCCAGTGTATAATCGACCAGTTTATCTGTCCCGGACAGGCCAAGTGGGTCCGCCAGAACGGCATAGTCCTGCTGCTGCCGCACGGCATGGAGGGCATG GGTCCCGAGCACTCGTCAGCTCGCCCCGAGCGTTTCCTCCAAATGTGCAACGACGATCCTGATGTTTTCCCC AAAATCACGGACGACTTCGCTGTGCGTCAGCTGTACGACTGTAACTGGATCGTGGTGAACTGCTCCACTCCTGCCAACTTCTTCCACGTGCTGAGGAGGCAAATCCTGCAGCCGTTCAGGAAGCCT CTCATTGTTTTCACTCCCAAATCTCTGCTGCGCCACCCAGAGGCCAAGTCCAACTTCGACCTGATGCTGCCTG gcacccATTTCCTGCGTATGATCCCAGAGGAAGGTCTTGCAGCCCAGGACCCAGCTGCGGTGAAGCGTCTGATCTTCTGCACAGGGAAAGTTTTCTACGAGCTCACACGCGAACGCAAAACCCGTGGCCTGGAGAACACCGTGGCCATCGCACGCATCGAGCAG CTCTCTCCATTCCCCTTCGACCTGGTCAAGGCCGAGACGGAGAAATACCCCAATGCTGACCTGGTGTGGTGTCAGGAGGAGCATAAGAACCAGGGTTACTACGACTACGTGAAGCCTCGCATGCGCACCACCATCGACCGCTCCAAGCCCGTCTG gtatgCTGGCCGTGAACCTGCTGCTGCCCCAGCCACCGGCAGCAAGAACTCCCACCTCCTGGAGCTGAAGCGCTTCCTGGACACTGCCTTCAACATGGACGCCTTCAAAGATCACATCTAA
- the ogdha gene encoding oxoglutarate (alpha-ketoglutarate) dehydrogenase a (lipoamide) isoform X4 produces MNMHVWVRSLLCRSFRQPWDIKVMGHHNAKLDPLGISCVNFDEAPVATGYQHVGFYGLEESDLDKVFRLPTTTFIGGTESALPLREIIRRLEMSYCQHIGVEFMFINDLDQCQWIRQKFESPGVMQFSLEEKRTLLARTVRSTRFEEFLQRKWSSEKRFGLEGSDSLIPALKTIIDKSSECGVENVVMGMPHRGRLNVLANVIRKELEQIFCQFDSKLEAADEGSGDVKYHLGMYHRRINRVTDKNITLSLVANPSHLEAVNPVVQGKTKAEQFYCGDNGGNRVMSILLHGDAAFAGQGIVYETFHLSDLPSYTTHGTVHVVVNNQIGFTTDPRMARSSPYPTDVARVVNAPIFHVNADDPEAVMYVCNVAAEWRATFHKDVVVDLVSYRRNGHNEMDEPMFTQPLMYKQIKKQKPVLLKYAEKLIAEGVVTRQEYEEEIAKYDKICEEAYTRSKDEKILHIKHWLDSPWPGFFTLDGQPKSMTCPSTGLSEEELTHIGQVASSVPVEDFTIHGGLSRILKARGEMIRNRTVDWALGEYMAFGSLLKEGIHVRLSGQDVERGTFSHRHHVLHDQNVDKRTCIPMNHMAPNQAPYTVCNSSLSEYGVLGFELGFAMASPNALVLWEAQFGDFHNTAQCIIDQFICPGQAKWVRQNGIVLLLPHGMEGMGPEHSSARPERFLQMCNDDPDVFPKITDDFAVRQLYDCNWIVVNCSTPANFFHVLRRQILQPFRKPLIVFTPKSLLRHPEAKSNFDLMLPGTHFLRMIPEEGLAAQDPAAVKRLIFCTGKVFYELTRERKTRGLENTVAIARIEQLSPFPFDLVKAETEKYPNADLVWCQEEHKNQGYYDYVKPRMRTTIDRSKPVWYAGREPAAAPATGSKNSHLLELKRFLDTAFNMDAFKDHI; encoded by the exons ATGAATATGCACGTTTGGGTACGCTCTTTACTGTGCCGTTCGTTCCGACAGCCCTGGGATATAAAG GTCATGGGGCATCACAATGCCAAGCTCGACCCGCTCGGCATCAGTTGTGTAAATTTTGACGAAGCCCCAGTAGCTACTGGTTACCAGCATGTTG GATTCTACGGACTGGAGGAGTCGGATCTGGACAAAGTGTTCCGCCTGCCCACCACTACCTTCATCGGGGGCACGGAGAGCGCTCTGCCTCTGCGGGAGATCATCCGCCGCCTGGAG atgtcGTATTGCCAGCACATAGGAGTGGAGTTCATGTTCATTAACGACCTGGACCAGTGCCAATGGATCCGTCAGAAGTTTGAGAGTCCCGGGGTCATGCAGTTCAGCCTGGAGGAGAAACGCACACTGCTGGCCCGCACGGTCCGCTccaccag GTTTGAAGAGTTCCTCCAGAGGAAGTGGTCCTCAGAGAAACGTTTTGGCCTGGAGGGCTCCGACAGCCTCATCCCCGCCCTCAAAACCATCATCGACAAATCCAGCGAGTGCGGCGTGGAGAACGTCGTCATGGGAATGCCGCACAG aggacgACTGAATGTGCTGGCCAACGTGATCAGGAAGGAGCTGGAGCAGATCTTCTGCCAGTTCGACTCCAAGCTGGAGGCTGCAGATGAG ggaTCAGGAGACGTGAAGTACCACTTGGGCATGTACCACAGGAGGATAAACCGTGTGACAGACAAGaacatcactctgtctctgGTGGCCAACCCATCTCACCTGGAAGCCGTGAACCCGGTGGTGCAGGGCAAAACCAAGGCCGAGCAGTTTTACTGCGGAGACAACGGGGGCAACCGG gtgatgtCCATTCTGCTGCACGGTGATGCCGCGTTCGCCGGCCAGGGCATCGTCTACGAGACCTTCCATCTGAGCGACCTGCCGTCTTACACTACACACGGCACAGTGCACGTGGTCGTCAAcaaccag attggCTTCACCACTGATCCCCGCATGGCCCGCTCCTCTCCGTACCCCACCGATGTGGCGCGCGTGGTGAACGCGCCGATCTTCCACGTTAACGCGGACGACCCGGAGGCCGTCATGTACGTGTGCAACGTCGCCGCCGAGTGGCGAGCCACCTTCCACAAAGACGTCGTGGTCGACCTG GTGAGTTATCGGCGTAACGGCCATAACGAGATGGACGAGCCCATGTTCACACAGCCGCTGATGTACAAGCAGATCAAGAAGCAGAAGCCGGTGCTGCTGAAATACGCGGAGAAACTCATCGCTGAGGGAGTGGTCACACGCCAGGAGTATGAG gaggagATTGCCAAATATGACAAGATCTGTGAGGAGGCTTACACTCGCTCTAAGGACGAGAAAATCCTCCACATCAAGCACTGGCTGGATTCCCCTtggcctg gttTTTTCACACTGGACGGCCAGCCCAAAAGCATGACCTGTCCTTCTACAGGATTGAGTGAGGAGGAGCTGACGCACATCGGTCAGGTGGCATCATCCGTACCTGTGGAAGACTTTACTATTCACGGTG gtCTGAGTCGGATCCTGAAGGCTCGAGGTGAGATGATCCGGAACCGGACGGTGGACTGGGCTCTGGGAGAGTACATGGCCTTCGGTTCTCTTCTCAAAGAGGGGATCCACGTGCGTCTCAGCGGCCAGGACGTGGAGAGAGGAACCTTCAG TCACCGTCACCACGTCCTCCACGATCAGAACGTGGATAAGAGGACGTGTATCCCCATGAACCACATGGCCCCGAACCAGGCTCCCTACACCGTGTGCAACAGCTCGCTGTCCGAGTACGGAGtgctag GTTTCGAGTTGGGATTTGCCATGGCCAGTCCGAACGCTTTGGTTCTGTGGGAGGCCCAGTTTGGAGACTTCCACAACACGGCCCAGTGTATAATCGACCAGTTTATCTGTCCCGGACAGGCCAAGTGGGTCCGCCAGAACGGCATAGTCCTGCTGCTGCCGCACGGCATGGAGGGCATG GGTCCCGAGCACTCGTCAGCTCGCCCCGAGCGTTTCCTCCAAATGTGCAACGACGATCCTGATGTTTTCCCC AAAATCACGGACGACTTCGCTGTGCGTCAGCTGTACGACTGTAACTGGATCGTGGTGAACTGCTCCACTCCTGCCAACTTCTTCCACGTGCTGAGGAGGCAAATCCTGCAGCCGTTCAGGAAGCCT CTCATTGTTTTCACTCCCAAATCTCTGCTGCGCCACCCAGAGGCCAAGTCCAACTTCGACCTGATGCTGCCTG gcacccATTTCCTGCGTATGATCCCAGAGGAAGGTCTTGCAGCCCAGGACCCAGCTGCGGTGAAGCGTCTGATCTTCTGCACAGGGAAAGTTTTCTACGAGCTCACACGCGAACGCAAAACCCGTGGCCTGGAGAACACCGTGGCCATCGCACGCATCGAGCAG CTCTCTCCATTCCCCTTCGACCTGGTCAAGGCCGAGACGGAGAAATACCCCAATGCTGACCTGGTGTGGTGTCAGGAGGAGCATAAGAACCAGGGTTACTACGACTACGTGAAGCCTCGCATGCGCACCACCATCGACCGCTCCAAGCCCGTCTG gtatgCTGGCCGTGAACCTGCTGCTGCCCCAGCCACCGGCAGCAAGAACTCCCACCTCCTGGAGCTGAAGCGCTTCCTGGACACTGCCTTCAACATGGACGCCTTCAAAGATCACATCTAA
- the ogdha gene encoding oxoglutarate (alpha-ketoglutarate) dehydrogenase a (lipoamide) isoform X7 — protein sequence MIRGHHVAQLDPLGIMDADLDSCVPTDIITSSDKLGFYGLEESDLDKVFRLPTTTFIGGTESALPLREIIRRLEMSYCQHIGVEFMFINDLDQCQWIRQKFESPGVMQFSLEEKRTLLARTVRSTRFEEFLQRKWSSEKRFGLEGSDSLIPALKTIIDKSSECGVENVVMGMPHRGRLNVLANVIRKELEQIFCQFDSKLEAADEGSGDVKYHLGMYHRRINRVTDKNITLSLVANPSHLEAVNPVVQGKTKAEQFYCGDNGGNRVMSILLHGDAAFAGQGIVYETFHLSDLPSYTTHGTVHVVVNNQIGFTTDPRMARSSPYPTDVARVVNAPIFHVNADDPEAVMYVCNVAAEWRATFHKDVVVDLVSYRRNGHNEMDEPMFTQPLMYKQIKKQKPVLLKYAEKLIAEGVVTRQEYEEEIAKYDKICEEAYTRSKDEKILHIKHWLDSPWPGFFTLDGQPKSMTCPSTGLSEEELTHIGQVASSVPVEDFTIHGGLSRILKARGEMIRNRTVDWALGEYMAFGSLLKEGIHVRLSGQDVERGTFSHRHHVLHDQNVDKRTCIPMNHMAPNQAPYTVCNSSLSEYGVLGFELGFAMASPNALVLWEAQFGDFHNTAQCIIDQFICPGQAKWVRQNGIVLLLPHGMEGMGPEHSSARPERFLQMCNDDPDVFPKITDDFAVRQLYDCNWIVVNCSTPANFFHVLRRQILQPFRKPLIVFTPKSLLRHPEAKSNFDLMLPGTHFLRMIPEEGLAAQDPAAVKRLIFCTGKVFYELTRERKTRGLENTVAIARIEQLSPFPFDLVKAETEKYPNADLVWCQEEHKNQGYYDYVKPRMRTTIDRSKPVWYAGREPAAAPATGSKNSHLLELKRFLDTAFNMDAFKDHI from the exons ATG ATCCGGGGTCACCATGTCGCTCAGCTGGACCCTCTGGGGATCATGGATGCCGATCTGGACTCGTGCGTCCCCACCGACATTATTACGTCTTCGGATAAACTCG GATTCTACGGACTGGAGGAGTCGGATCTGGACAAAGTGTTCCGCCTGCCCACCACTACCTTCATCGGGGGCACGGAGAGCGCTCTGCCTCTGCGGGAGATCATCCGCCGCCTGGAG atgtcGTATTGCCAGCACATAGGAGTGGAGTTCATGTTCATTAACGACCTGGACCAGTGCCAATGGATCCGTCAGAAGTTTGAGAGTCCCGGGGTCATGCAGTTCAGCCTGGAGGAGAAACGCACACTGCTGGCCCGCACGGTCCGCTccaccag GTTTGAAGAGTTCCTCCAGAGGAAGTGGTCCTCAGAGAAACGTTTTGGCCTGGAGGGCTCCGACAGCCTCATCCCCGCCCTCAAAACCATCATCGACAAATCCAGCGAGTGCGGCGTGGAGAACGTCGTCATGGGAATGCCGCACAG aggacgACTGAATGTGCTGGCCAACGTGATCAGGAAGGAGCTGGAGCAGATCTTCTGCCAGTTCGACTCCAAGCTGGAGGCTGCAGATGAG ggaTCAGGAGACGTGAAGTACCACTTGGGCATGTACCACAGGAGGATAAACCGTGTGACAGACAAGaacatcactctgtctctgGTGGCCAACCCATCTCACCTGGAAGCCGTGAACCCGGTGGTGCAGGGCAAAACCAAGGCCGAGCAGTTTTACTGCGGAGACAACGGGGGCAACCGG gtgatgtCCATTCTGCTGCACGGTGATGCCGCGTTCGCCGGCCAGGGCATCGTCTACGAGACCTTCCATCTGAGCGACCTGCCGTCTTACACTACACACGGCACAGTGCACGTGGTCGTCAAcaaccag attggCTTCACCACTGATCCCCGCATGGCCCGCTCCTCTCCGTACCCCACCGATGTGGCGCGCGTGGTGAACGCGCCGATCTTCCACGTTAACGCGGACGACCCGGAGGCCGTCATGTACGTGTGCAACGTCGCCGCCGAGTGGCGAGCCACCTTCCACAAAGACGTCGTGGTCGACCTG GTGAGTTATCGGCGTAACGGCCATAACGAGATGGACGAGCCCATGTTCACACAGCCGCTGATGTACAAGCAGATCAAGAAGCAGAAGCCGGTGCTGCTGAAATACGCGGAGAAACTCATCGCTGAGGGAGTGGTCACACGCCAGGAGTATGAG gaggagATTGCCAAATATGACAAGATCTGTGAGGAGGCTTACACTCGCTCTAAGGACGAGAAAATCCTCCACATCAAGCACTGGCTGGATTCCCCTtggcctg gttTTTTCACACTGGACGGCCAGCCCAAAAGCATGACCTGTCCTTCTACAGGATTGAGTGAGGAGGAGCTGACGCACATCGGTCAGGTGGCATCATCCGTACCTGTGGAAGACTTTACTATTCACGGTG gtCTGAGTCGGATCCTGAAGGCTCGAGGTGAGATGATCCGGAACCGGACGGTGGACTGGGCTCTGGGAGAGTACATGGCCTTCGGTTCTCTTCTCAAAGAGGGGATCCACGTGCGTCTCAGCGGCCAGGACGTGGAGAGAGGAACCTTCAG TCACCGTCACCACGTCCTCCACGATCAGAACGTGGATAAGAGGACGTGTATCCCCATGAACCACATGGCCCCGAACCAGGCTCCCTACACCGTGTGCAACAGCTCGCTGTCCGAGTACGGAGtgctag GTTTCGAGTTGGGATTTGCCATGGCCAGTCCGAACGCTTTGGTTCTGTGGGAGGCCCAGTTTGGAGACTTCCACAACACGGCCCAGTGTATAATCGACCAGTTTATCTGTCCCGGACAGGCCAAGTGGGTCCGCCAGAACGGCATAGTCCTGCTGCTGCCGCACGGCATGGAGGGCATG GGTCCCGAGCACTCGTCAGCTCGCCCCGAGCGTTTCCTCCAAATGTGCAACGACGATCCTGATGTTTTCCCC AAAATCACGGACGACTTCGCTGTGCGTCAGCTGTACGACTGTAACTGGATCGTGGTGAACTGCTCCACTCCTGCCAACTTCTTCCACGTGCTGAGGAGGCAAATCCTGCAGCCGTTCAGGAAGCCT CTCATTGTTTTCACTCCCAAATCTCTGCTGCGCCACCCAGAGGCCAAGTCCAACTTCGACCTGATGCTGCCTG gcacccATTTCCTGCGTATGATCCCAGAGGAAGGTCTTGCAGCCCAGGACCCAGCTGCGGTGAAGCGTCTGATCTTCTGCACAGGGAAAGTTTTCTACGAGCTCACACGCGAACGCAAAACCCGTGGCCTGGAGAACACCGTGGCCATCGCACGCATCGAGCAG CTCTCTCCATTCCCCTTCGACCTGGTCAAGGCCGAGACGGAGAAATACCCCAATGCTGACCTGGTGTGGTGTCAGGAGGAGCATAAGAACCAGGGTTACTACGACTACGTGAAGCCTCGCATGCGCACCACCATCGACCGCTCCAAGCCCGTCTG gtatgCTGGCCGTGAACCTGCTGCTGCCCCAGCCACCGGCAGCAAGAACTCCCACCTCCTGGAGCTGAAGCGCTTCCTGGACACTGCCTTCAACATGGACGCCTTCAAAGATCACATCTAA